One part of the Neoarius graeffei isolate fNeoGra1 chromosome 2, fNeoGra1.pri, whole genome shotgun sequence genome encodes these proteins:
- the ccn6 gene encoding cellular communication network factor 6, producing the protein MLLLLCCCLLLQQVSSTQAGKAVAGKAAGGKSGKVHVGNTELVVYGGGGSGRVQFCSWPCRCGPRPQCAPGVSAVLDGCGCCKSCAQQIGEPCNERDVCDPHKGMYCDFSRDKPRFQLGVCAYMMAVGCDLNGVRYENGEAFQPHPLYKCTCIGGAIGCTPVFIQKPAAMLGSAPLQSSITPAGLRVKTPQDTAYRSTSAYRTPPLVKTRGCVVQTTPWSPCSRSCGFGISIRISNHNTKCDMRKERRLCLLRPCDKKSLKIPAGKSCEPEFQARTAEKLTLSGCTSSRKYRPHYCGACTDKRCCVPNRSKVVKVEFKCLGGARVQWKMQWITSCVCERKCNNPGDMFSQLHLL; encoded by the exons caggTCAGCAGTACTCAGGCAGGGAAAGCTGTGGCTGGAAAGGCTGCAGGAGGGAAGTCAGGGAAGGTCCATGTGGGAAACACTGAGCTGGTGGTGTATGGAGGCGGCGGCTCTGGGCGTGTGCAGTTCTGCAGCTGGCCGTGCCGGTGCGGTCCGAGGCCACAGTGCGCTCCGGGGGTCAGTGCTGTGCTGGACGGCTGCGGCTGCTGTAAGAGCTGTGCACAACAGATTGGAGAACCCTGTAACGAGCGTGATGTGTGCGATCCACACAAGGGCATGTACTGCGACTTCTCCCGGGACAAACCACGCTTCCAACTCggggtgtgtgcat aCATGATGGCAGTGGGTTGTGATCTAAACGGAGTTCGCTATGAGAATGGTGAGGCGTTTCAGCCCCACCCTCTGTATAAGTGCACATGTATCGGTGGAGCTATCGGCTGTACACCTGTATTTATCCAGAAACCTGCAGCCATGTTGGGGTCAGCGCCCTTACAGAGCAGCATCACCCCCGCTGGGTTACGGGTGAAAACGCCACAGGACACGGCGTACAGGAGCACGTCAG CTTACAGGACTCCTCCTTTAGTGAAGACGAGGGGATGTGTGGTCCAGACGACGCCCTGGTCTCCCTGCTCACGCTCCTGTGGCTTCGGCATCTCCATCCGCATCTCCAACCACAACACCAAGTGCGACATGAGGAAAGAACGGCGCCTGTGTTTGCTCCGCCCCTGCGACAAAAAAAGCCTGAAG ATCCCTGCAGGGAAGTCCTGCGAGCCGGAGTTCCAGGCGAGGACGGCAGAGAAGCTCACTCTGTCAGGCTGCACGAGTAGCAGGAAGTACCGACCGCACTACTGCGGAGCGTGCACCGACAAACGCTGCTGCGTCCCAAATCGCtccaaggtggtgaaagtggagtTCAAGTGTCTGGGCGGAGCCAGAGTGCAGTGGAAGATGCAGTGGAttacttcctgtgtgtgtgagaggaagtGCAACAACCCAGGAGACATGTTCTCCCAACTCCACTTACTgtga